The Brienomyrus brachyistius isolate T26 unplaced genomic scaffold, BBRACH_0.4 scaffold50, whole genome shotgun sequence DNA window TAGTGGATTAACCCGGAACTACTTCTGAATTATTGTACCAGCAATTGAGAGACCGATTAGAGGATGCAGCTTGTTAGTGTGACAGAGAGACTGCCGATTACACCACAGCTCCAACAAGATGGCCAGCTCACGGGTAACACCTCACGCCCTCCCcgaaactcagccacaaagttgtAAACACTAATACATTCAATAACAGGAGAGAGGGAACCCAAGGGAGACACAAGATGGCATCAGACATGGTTATGTCACCGGAACAACCGGACCTGTTCATGACAGGCTCATAACAGTGGTCCTGCCGGATGGGAGCAGCTGAGCAGTGGTGAGATAGCAGGCGCTCTGAGAGAGGGCAGGGTCTCCAGTGGTGGGTGGGACCTGCTGTTAAAATGGGGCTGTTTCTGAGGTGGCTCTGGAGGGTCTCAACCAACAATCCAACTGGTGAAAAGCAGGGCACTGACTGGAGGTGCAAGACCCACCAGTATGAAGCTGAGTTCAGGAAGGTTTCCTCCATGGCTTCTGCTTTGGCAAACAAGCCAATCAAATCCCTACCCAgactccacccccctcccccagaaacAGTCCCAAACCCACCGACTCAAGTCAGATTCAAAACTCATTCACATTGTTGCCAAATTAACTATTACAAATTTGAGTCACATTTCATCACGGAAGATTATTCTCTTGTTCAGGTGAGACCAGTTCATGTTCATAACTGCAGGTTTTCTTAGTGCTCGTCTAAACTTTCACCCAAAAggtaaaatacaaaatgcttatttttttctccccaaAGGAACCGGCGGCgaccccacaaaaaaaaaaaaaaaaaacacaaaccccacacacatggATCCTGAGGACCGATTCCTCAAACTAAATGAGATGAGTTCACCTCCCTCCTCCATCTACTGCCTTCCAAAGTCCACACCTCTGGATACCATCTTCTGCTGGTTTTGTAAGAAGATTCCCAAAGGTTTCCACACCATTCAGGGAGGGAAATAACGCTGTCTTGTTAGGATCAGTCGCTTTTAAATctgataatatatatttttatatattcatctCTGTGCATACATGTACATTCGTTCTTCAGTTTTACTTTGGCGATCTTGGGGGGACATTCTGCTCTTTGCCACTGCGCCTGGGCCCCCCCTGCGGGGAGGTACGGTGTGCTAAGGGGAGACGTCTCTGCTGATCACGCAGTTTGAGGCCCGTGCCATTGGCCTGGGGGGGCCCGTTGCCACGGTGCGAGCCAAGGGAGTCGCGCTGTGGTCGGACCTCAGTTGACTTGCCTCCCACCGGCCTCTCAGGGGTTTTATCTGGTCGTTCTCCGGGGCCATGCCCAGTACGTGGCCGGTCCGCAGGACCATGCCCGCTTGCATCTTCTGCCTTGTTTACCCGGAGCTCCCGcaggggctgggtgggggcagCTGCAGGGGCGGTCGGAGGGGGAGGGTCCTTGGGCGGTCGCTGACACACCTCAGCATAGCTTAACTTGCGGGGCTCCTGTTAGGAAGGTCGGACAGAAAATGTCATGCAAACACATTGTTGCAAAGAACAACACACCGATGGAGAGATTCAAACTTATTTTAACAAAGACATGAGAAGAGGGAGAAGTGGGTGGAGAGACTTACTGGTGTGCTGTTGCTGTTTGGGGCCGAAGCTACGGGACCGGCACAGGCGTTCGGCTGGCTGCGTAAAGCTTTAGTGGTGTGGGCTGGCTGTGGGAGCACTGGCTGTGGGAGCACTGGCTGTGAAGAGGGAGCCAGGAGGACTGTGGAGTTAGCAGCTGAAACGTGGGGAGGGTCTTTCTGGACTTGGGGTTCAGCCTTCTTTTCCGGATGGGTGACGCTGTAGGAAATGAAAAAACTTAACGCATTGATCTGGGAGCTgaaccataaataaataaattaattaaacgCACAGACCAATCACACAATGTCACATGTTAAGGCTAACCAGACTAGCAGCGCAATCTGTCCAGTGAGGCATCAAGTCCGTCCAGACGTGTGGGCCCCTTTGGCTATTTAAGGACAAGGATGACTGAACTACTCTTCCCAAGGCTGGAGGAGATgaatgacggggggggggggggggggttgtttcagGCAGCCACAGAGCGCTTTGGGCTATTTAAGGACAAGGATGACTGAAATACTCTTCCCAAGGCTGGAGGAGATGaatgacggggggggggttgtttcagGCAGCCACAGAGCGCTTTGGGCTATTTAAGGACAAGGATGACTGAAATACTCTTCCCAAGGCTGGAGGAGATgaatgacgggggggggggttgtttcagGCAGCCACAGAGCGCTTTAGGCTATTTAAGGACAAGGATGACTGAAATACTCTTCCCAAGGCTGGAGGAGATGAatgacaggggggggggggttgtttcagGCAGCCACAGAGCGCTTTGGGCTATTTAAAGACAAGGATGACTGAAATACTCTTCCCAAGGCTGGAGGAGATGaatgacggggggggggttgtttcagGCAGCCACTGAGCGCAGGGTCATTTCAGACATTTGCTGAAATCTGCAGCCTGACCACTGGGGATGATGGCTGGACAGAGGCAGCTCCTACCTGGAGCCCTGAGACTCAAAGGCTACTGGCACAGGCTTGCAGATGGACTGGGCTGGACCAGGAACAGTGATTTCCTCCTCGGGGCCACTGGTGGAAGTGACTGGGGAATCCTTGTTTCCATCAGGCTGTAGAGAACAACACATTTTACACGTCTGAAGACCCAGCTACATGCCACCTGCAGCAGCGGCAGGACACACCACTCACCTTGTCCCGGCTCAGACCTCGCACCACGTCCGACAGCCGGTTCTCCAGCACGGGTTCCTCCTGGGTGCTAACTACGCAGCCAGGCAGGGGTGGGAAGTTGGAGGTGGCCAGATCAAACTTGGGGGGCGGAACCTTGACCTCATTCAGAGGGGGCAGTCTCTGCAAAGAGCAGACATGCGAGGGCTTTAAGCAGCCAGCCAGTCTGTTACGCGTGGGAAGGGGGGGCAGGAACGGGACACTTACCACGGCACGTTCATCGTCTCGCCTGCGACGCATGCCTCGTGGAGCAGCTCTCCTGCAAGAGACGCAAATCACAGGAGAAACAAGCTCAGGAACTTCAGCGGGACACACTGAGAACGTCAGGCACCAGAGTGCGACCCTCAGATCTCATAATCTTGCAGCTCATTGGGAAGGGCAGCAGAAGGTAGCTTTGGGGAGGGGGTAGGGACGGAAAGAAAGGACAGAATGAGGTAGAGAAAAAACAGgaagagagggagaaagaggtAGAGCCAGCTATTCCTTTTACACCCGAAAATCCCTCCATGTGCCATTTTGTCATCACTGGGTCAGCACAAACCAAAACACAGCAAATATCCTGCACCAGATCAACAGACTAACTTACTGGCATCGTTAAAACTACGTAGCCCAAGTGGCCCACCGCATCTGCAAGAGAGCCTACCTGCCACGGCCAGCCAGGGTGATATCGCCGTTAGCTTCTGTGGTGGGTAGGTGGCCGTCCTTCGAGGGGAAGGGGAGGTTCAGCTCAGCTGGCACCAAAAGGGCCGCCCCGGCACGTGTTGTGGGTTGAGGGCTGCGAGGCCCATCCGTCAGGGGCAGAGGCGCAGTCGAGGTTGGGGTCCCTTCACTAGCTCGCTGGTGGGGCTTCACATGATTCCTATGTAAGGACAGAATGCATCAGACGCCACGCTACATGCCAACTGGGTGCGCCGGGGACTAGTCTCGAAAGAGGAGTGGGCGCAGTCCAGCACGGCTGTGCCAGTTCCTCTCAAGCACACTGTACGCACTGCTTTACGGTTCAGTAGAGCCCCTAATTAGGTCCAATTAATTGCGGAATTTCTTCAGTCAGCTTAACAGCCCATTAAAAATCACCAATTTGCTGTGTGTtctcaaaatgtaaaaaaatggaCAAATTTGTCTCTTCTGACGATCAACAGGGTAAATAACCAATAATTATACAATTTTGACATTCAACAATGATTAaggacagtgtttctcaacccagtcctcaaccACCCCCCGCCCCTGAGCACACCAGAACCAGACAATGAAGAATCAGAAATACATGGTATAAAAGTGTGTTGGTAGTTGGGAGggatcaaaaatgtggacagtctgggGCCCCTCCCCCGAGGgttgggttaaaaaaaaaaacccaaatttGGAAGAATGATTACCAAATGGAATACTGTTTAAAAAGTTACACAAAATCAAACAGGATTAATTGAATTAATAAATAATGGAGAAGGGGATCTCAACTGCACCAAAAACCAGAACACAGTGAACCATGAAGACCAAGCAAAGCATGAAATATTACACATTCAGAGTAACCTGGACCATATATGCAAATAGGGCTGCCACTAACGACTATCGACTTTTACTGTCGATTAATCAAAACGATAAATTTTCCTCTAGATCATTTCATTTAAGTTACAGTTTACTGTCAAAATAAATGGTATGTTATTGCAGGGCTTACAGAACTACACGAACATGAACGTTACTTATGCCCACGATTTGAAAAGCAGGTGAGTACACCTAGGGTGTTGCAGCATACTGTGATGGCCAGAACCTGTATAATCTGCACAAATTCGGGAGTTCCCCATGCTTATTAAGTTCAGCTGAGCAAACCACATGCAACTATTTTGGTATAGAAAGTCAAGAAATGGACAGTTCAGCAGCTAATCATCTTTTTAAAGAGTAGATAGTGGTCAAGCAATGAAAGTGGGGGGCTGGtactttttacagtttaaagtCATACTTTTTGGTAAATAGTTTGTTtactttcacattttttttaatttacaaaaatacTGAGTCTGAAGCCCAACATGCACAAACACTGGCATGGCCGTTCAACATACAATAAGGCTAGATTCTAGCctaaacattttctcaaacacTTATTCTATGGAGATTCTATGGTAGCAGACAGACAAGTTTAataatggctttaataatgaaggATTTTAGAAGCTACAGTGACAAAAGGTATTGAGAAGCTCTCCATATCaatggtaatttaataaacatggaGACAGCACTCAGGCTGGATTTCCCTACTCTGACggtccatcatccagaatagCGCCTGTGCGTTGCCTCTTCAGAGGCTCGTGCAGCATCACATGGAAACTGTACGGTGCACAAACCAGCTTTTTGCTTTGTGAACTACTCCCAGAATTACTGATACTGAAGGAAAGCATTTGTTATAATGAATTGAAATATTTTAGAAATTGAAGATATTTtcattgaattttttttaaagatgcaCCAACTCATTTTCAGCATGAAGATCTTGGACTATGTCAACTAATCACGGCAGCCCTACATGCAAACATGGGACATCCATGCTGaggagatgatgatgatggacaTGAGAACATTGAGCGTAATACAGGTCAGATGGAGTAAAAGGGTTTATCACATCACCAATAAAACAGACAGGCCTTAAGAGCTTATTTAACACAACCACCTCCAAACACCCGTCTATAACTGAATGAAGAAAGAACGGaattttgaaaagaaaaaaagagggGAAACTGTGAAAATGATCGTGCTAATGAAAGAGTGTAAGTGTGAGCCAAGCCGGCCCGATCTTACAGGGCGGAACCCAAAGCGGCAAGCAAGACAAGACGTTTAGTTCATGTTTATGATGAACATGGACAGGTTATGGAGGGGGCTGGAAGGGTCACTGCAAGTACCTGAAGGCATTTATTACATTCTTTCTGGAATACAGGGGGACACTGGAACAGCAAGAGAGAACAGGGCAGGGTGTCAGTCTGGCCAGAAGGGTCTTTAATTTACCACATCACATCAAAATCACACCTAATGgaggcattggggggggggggcggaatcCAGAAACTACACAGAATCCAGGAGCCTCAGTTAACACAATGACTTTGCGGAAGCTGTAAAATCTGAGAAGATGGTGGTACAGATTAACATCTACCCATCTCCTTAACCTGACAGGCAAATAAGTAACGTGTCAAAAGCCACACCTGGTCAGACGAGTACTGGGACTCACCGGTTTCTGTGGAAGGGCCGCCCGATGCTGAGGGAGCCAGAGGTagctttgtaagtgctgggtGAGCTGAACCCGTTGACAAAGCTACCATTTGGGAAGGGAGCCTACAGGACAGAAGGCGAGCGCCGTTAGGGGAGAAACATGAAAAAGCATTAACTGTGGAGCCAGTGCAGGAAGACGGAGCTACGCCGTTAGAACATGGCGACTCCGCACTCGGCCCGTTTCAGCTTAGATTTAGGTTCTAACTGATCCACCCATAGGGTCTCTAAAGCATATTAAAGCACAGAAGACGCTGCCAGAGATACATCAAGTGGTGAAAACGTGGCTCTGTAATTTGGAACAGCGCAGCTTGACGACTAAGTAGAGGACAGAGACCCACGAAAGCACACATGCATTCAGGCAAACTAATTCTACTAGCAGCTCAAAGCACCTCTTCTGAAATCTTGGGAAAGGAAGAGAGATGACAGTCTCACCAAGGGTGTCTCAAAGTAGGGCGTCGGCGAGGGTGCCCACGCCGGCGGGACGATGCCATAGAGCGGGTACTGCTGCTGGGGGCCGTAGAGCTGCTGCATGAAGAGAGGGGAGCTGTACTGGGACGGAGACTGGGACTGAGGCGAGTACATGCTGGAGTCCAGGCCACGGTAGCCGTTCTTGGCAAAGAAAGTGTTGATGGCCTTTATCCGAGCCTGGGACAGAGAAGAGGAAGGGAGGCGTGAAGAAGACTATAGGCAGAGCATGACCCGGCAGCTCAGTTTCACAGCAGAAGTCAAGCAGAGAGCCTCTAGTCATCTACAAACCGTACAGATCGTCAGCAGGGCCTCCTCACTACACTGAGATTTAACTGAAATTCGCACACAAATTTTCTCTGTAGAGTTAAAGGCAACATGAAGAATGTTGTTTCCTGGAGCTCGAGACATGAAGGTTAGGAAGTTGGCGCTGCTCGAGCGTCAGTCTTAGGCTGCGCTTGCACAATATCTCCAAGGGTACTAAGCTAGAGTgctggctgggagggggggaagCTGACCCCACCCTCTTATCAAAAGGGCAAAGTGTCAAGTCAAGCTAAGGGCCATTCCACAAGCACAGGTCCTGTTCCAAAGCCCTGCCCCACCCACACTCACCATGATCGGTTTTCCCTGAAACGTTTTCACCTCTTCCCTTAAGTATCTGTAAGCCTGAGAACAAACACAAAGCCATCAGCTTTCCCTTGAACAGtacaaccaccccccccatttcaccaacacacacagaggttaaaTGCATTGTGAAACACCCAGGTAAGGTTTACCTGCTGGGCATCCGTATCAGACTGGAATGTAATGTACCAGTTGTTGTTGTGGGCAAACTCAACACTTATGACCTTGGGACAGCCGTCATTTTTAAAGAGAGCCTCCACTTCCTGAAAGTGGAAAGGAGAACAGGCAGCTGTGTTGAGAAGTCACACTCCAACAGACAGGCCACAAGATTATAGATTAATTTGAAATTAAAAACCATTTGCATGGAATATGTGCAATGCTACTGGAAGCTGAATAATTTAGCGATGCACCGAAACTTAAAATTCGGCTGAAAAAGCCAAAAACGGATTTTTTCAATCGGCTGAAAGCTTTTGTAGGTCGAAATTACTGACTGAAATTGTGAAGTTTAATACAAGAGCTGAAATTGTTTCACCTTGGTTGATTTGTATAAAAGAGAATAAGTTATTATGAAAGAGAGGAAACTTTGACGAACATCACCACTAATAAAACACAACAtacaattacataaataaattcataaagCACTTTGAAAACAAACTTGCTTATAGCACAGACAGCATCTATTTATCCAATGTTTCAAAGCAACAATATGACCTCAAATCATTATCGCGTATCTTTCACTTTTTTGGATGGTGACGGTATTATATTGCGGTTAATTTTTTCAAGCTTTGGGAGGAGTAGCATGTTGCGTTTctgtaaattttaaaactatacATAATATATTAAGTACACTTTAACATGGGTATGGGCAGTTTTATTTCCAAAAGACAAATTGTCATaggttttttgttttaaaattgtCGGAACAAGCTGCTTGTAGGGTGTGCAAACTACCCCAGCACTACTAATGTCGCCAATTGTAGGtttgtaatgaaataatatatctTTGTAGAATATAGATTTCTAGCGTGACTTTGaaagtgagtgtcacgccaaatGCGCAagatttggcaaccctgaaaacatacgtttttttgtttcacatggtttgatttgtataaaaatacaattgttaaaaAGGGTCAACTGTGACGAACACGAAATCACCAATTATCTACGTCCATTTATCCAGCATTTAATAAAATACTGCGTTTGAAAACTTCAGCTTTAGAATTTCAGAGCAGCCACTCTGTTAGGAAGATGACAGCATTTTGTTAGATTCGCTGCTGTTATTAAAACTAATGGCACATTAGTGCAAATAAAGGGGCTACATTCGCAAAACGGCGTCTTGCTTGGCGTTAGTTTGACGTTCACTGGCGTGGGAAACAGGTGGTTCTAGTGCTGACTGGGTAGTTCTGCCTTTTATCACACACCTCGCATGAAGGCAGTGGTGCGTATATATGCTGATTTGGCGAGTGTTATTTAATTTGCtactatatatacacatacatatgtaACCAGGttattttgtttaatgtgtATAATTACACAAAATCTTTATTTTCAATTTGTTAATTTGCTATTGCTACACTTGATCGGAGTGAGTTTAATAGAAAAATCGACACATCACAGATAAACCAGTTACATGTACTATTTAAGGACAAGTATTTAGATTACAAATGAAGCcttgaagaaaataaaatgttttatttttataaatatgctgttgtataattaaaatgaattcTCGCGGTGTTAACAGTACAGTGTAAATCCATATCGTGGCAGACAATCACACCAGTAATGACTGACACCAATGTACTGCCCGCCCCTAGGAATGCTATTTAAATCTACTTTGTTGCAGGTATTAGTCATAAATTGATACGGAATACTTAGACGGGAGTGAAAAAGCaggtttttttccccagagAGCAGATGTTTAAAGTACCAAAGGCGTATAAGTTTTATCAGAGCCATCATTAGGACAGCGAGTCGCCTGAGTGAGGCAGCAGCCAGAGGCATTCCTGCATGGACATCAGTCCGAGGAGGACCAGCAACGAAGTAATCATGGGCACAATAAAGCATGTGATGACCTAAGAGTTCATGTTGGAATTGCCCATGTTGGAGGGCCAATTCCAGAGTCAACGGAACTTTAAGGTATACAATAAAACCAAAGAGCACCCCCCAAAGCCTCAAACAGTCCAGCCCATAAgtaagtgtgtgcatgtgcatttcAGCTGAACTTCCAACTGCGTGAACTACACACACCCAGGCACGGGGCAGCCATGCTTAATCTTTCAGAGGGATAAGTGGGAACGGAGCTACCAGATGTACCTTGACATACTGTCATTTTTAATGAAAAGCAAACGGAAGGAAGCCTTTTGCAGACTTTTTGGAATTCCAAAAAATTATGTTGTGCAATTCAATCAATAACGGAAAGCAAAAATGAAAAGCTcagctggagaacatgcaagctgaaGCTGTGAACCTCCCAGATCCAGCAGACGTACCTCTACAGGTGTGGTCTCGGGCACCTCCCTCAGAATGATGATACAGCGCTTGTGGTTGGGACGGACCTTCTCCCCCTTCTCATCCACCTGCACCATGGGAGAGGCTGCGCACAATCATAAGACAAGTTAGCTGATATATTTAAGATCTGAATGAGAACCACCCCAAATGGCCTATTGTTGACAGtgccaggggtggggggtgaaggCACCCCTTCAGTACATCAATAAAAAGGGACAGGACCCACACACCTGTGCAGCAGCCCTCACCACACCGGTCCCCCCCAGTAGTACACAGACCCCTCAAAAGCTTGACGCCACCATTAGATTCACCAGTCCCATACACACATACTACATCCCACTAGGCACAACCTGGATCTGGACAATATGGATAAAAGGTAATATACCAATCTCTGCTGCTTGAAATCCACCGATACTGCATCTATATGGCAGAACCCTAACATATTCCTACATAAAAGGGCCATATTACCTCACCACATTTAGAAAACAAGGACAATGAGGTCAGTTGTGTTTAACCATCTACCATAACAGTAATCAGTTTCCAGTATTTACCATATTCTTAAATGTGTGACAAACCTGGAGACAAAAAGTACACACCGTAACAGACTGACATGCCAAATCCTTATGCTAAAACGTGAAAAAGCATGTGTACAAACAGCTCACTGAAACGTTAAGTACAAGACCAAAATACTCACTAGTTCTTCTGTTGTTAGGGCACTAGCCTGTAATATCAACCTACAAGTCTTCATGCTTCTTACACAGCTACTATTCTCGAATGACAGTCCCCCCATTCTCCAGGACTAAACCCACCCCATATACACTGATTTTTATGCTTGACCAAAATCATCATCACATACCAAGAAATATGAATCGCATGATCTAATGCCAAACAGGTGTTCAGTATCACGGTTGTTACCTATTCACGACTGAAACAAGCCATGTACTTTGTGGCCGAACATGCTGGGTGGGAAAGGAGTACCAGAAACATCAGGAGGTCTTAGGCCCGTCCGTCGGCCAGACGGACTCACCACGCAGTACGTCCAAGATGAGGTCCATATCGGTGGTGAGAATCTTGACGTCTTCCATGCTGGCGATGGTCCAGATGGGAACGAACTGGTCACTGTCCATTTGAGACATCAGGTACAAGTCTTTGGACAAATTCTCTCTGCAAgaaaaatcgagtcatctgcttTTTAGCAGCCGGCACAGGAACAAGCCCAGTATAACAAACTCCCAATCAAAAGCTATCAGACCCCCCAGCTTACCTGGAAAAGCAGAACTCCAGCTGCTTCTTGAGAGATTCACGCAAGTTCTCTGGTGAAACTGGCTGCTCCTGTGATACATCACCTGCCACAAGGaaaattaaatatgtattttatggACAGAAGCATGCAAATTCCCCTTACATCACATTACATTCAGTTAAGCAACATTTTCGCCCAAAGTGAAAGCTTGGCCTAAGAGCTCAAGGGAGCCACAGAGACGATTACTTGACAGGCCATAAGAAGTGAATGCATGATGCTCCAGACAGGCACAGATTTGTAACTTACTGAGATCCACATTGGCCCCCCCATACTCATACAAAGTGTGTTCTGTACTGACCAGCAAGCCCAGACACTGGCTCGTAGACTGTAAAGGCAAGGTCGCCATTGACGACAGCCTCAGACAGAGAGGGCGAGCCGCCATCTGCAAGGTGTGTCAGCTCCCCACTGCcaggtttatgttctgcaggaggAGCCTCCGAAAACCCTAGGAGGCAACAGGTCAATAAGTCAAGTACACAACTTTTTTTGACTCTCGAAAGGCTACATCCAAAGTCACACAAATCATTAAGAACCTGCTTTGCCCAAACCTCCAGTGATGTCAGTGGGGGACATTTGCTGCCACTGGGAACCGTCACCGCCGTCAACAGGAGCTTCACTAGGAGCTGATGAGATCTCCTGCCACACCTTGGCATTAGGATTCAGGCCAGCTCCTTTAGAGGTGACCTGTGACAGAAGAGAAAATATCATGCACCTGCTACTTTTTACCTTCTTAGGTCACGTGACTTATTACCAGCAACCACTTACATAAATCAATATAAAAACAACCAAAGACATTTTAGACGCGTGTCACTTGACGGTCACTTCCCCCACTAGACACTGAGGTTCAGCCTTATCAGAAATTCTATCCTTTTAACTAGACGAGCAGTTCCTTCTTTGAAAGATTAACAAACAGCTGAAAAGGAAGAATGTTATATGTTACACTTAAGCTGAATTCAGCTGAAGATGGCATTTCCCTCTCATTTTAACCCACACGCCTGAAGGGACATTATGACTGTTAAAGGTGCAATTACCTTCCGAGTATTACTGCAGACAGTATTCCTTAAACAGCTACTTATATGCAAAACAGTTGAGAAAAGTTTTACAGCCAACTCCGTTCAAAATATAATCATCATCTTAAGGTCTATCAAAATCTCAAGAGTTCCACATGACTTTAGATGATAGTACCTTGCACTGCGCTTGCCTAGCAGCGCTACAGAACGGCATGTCGGAGCAGGAAACGTCAAACCTTACTCAGCACTGTCAGCAGACTGATTCGCATTAACATGATACCGCTTCCATTGCCTAAAAAGCCAGAGATCGGTTAAAATTTAACAACTGCGTCTTAATACTAAGTTAATTCGGCAGCCATAGTCGGCTATTAATAACCAACAACCAGAAGGTTAATAAGCACTAACTAAGAAGCTGGTTAAAGACTGAACCAACACAGAATCTTCAATAATGTGTCGAAAACGATAAACCTGCGAAAGCTATGGCTCCCGGGCACCACGCGGTCTGTCTTTCGAACTTACTGGCACGACGAGCCACCACCATTACGCAGCATTTACCGGTCGATACGCAAGTGGCCACCTCGAAGACATCTAATGACATCTAAAGTGTCATTCTTACGCTTCCTTAAAACTGTGGAGTCAGAtaaaatacacacaaaatataaagAGGAAAAACTCTGCCTGAACCCGCCGAAAATCGCCCATTTGCATTTAATTTTAAATCTCCAAAAGCGTTTTATTCAAACTGGCCACCTCGTTCAGAGAATCGTGCGATCCACCGTCTACTTATAAAGTCCTTGCGAAAGTACGGCTTACAAACCTCAAGCAGTAGCATGTCTTCCCCCTTCTATGAGATCTATAAATTGCCAACGTGAGCATCAATTAAAAAGCTATCGGCGGAGAAATCCAAAGCTCAAAAGCAAGATTAAGGACAAACTAACACCTAGACGGTGCGGTCCCAGCCGGCCTAGGAACTCAAGGACTCCGCCCCTTACCCTTTATAACGTCTGCTCCACGTGATGCAGCCACCGCAAAGCCATTGGTAGAGGAGCCCCAAAAGACCGGCCCCTTCCGGCGACTGAGCGGCACATGGAAACGGTATCGGGAAACGGAACCGGAAACTCCCCTATTCGTTCGTTGCGTCACGTGATAAGTACAACAGGCACGACTATTTTTTTCTGTACGTAAATGTAGAGAACTTTCATATTCTCTGGACTAAGGTAGGAGTAGCGACTATGTTGGTAGTTCTGCGGACTGAAGCATAAATACTTAGTGCTCCTGAAAAATAACTCCTGACAATTAGATTACTTACGGGCATAAAAAGCAGTAAAGTAGCTCTTTAAGCTCCTATTAAGCTTTACTTGTACAGCATAGGCTCTTAAACTGATGCCTTTCTTTCTTAAACTGATACCTTTTTACATGGCATTCTAAACTACATTACAGTAGTTTAAAATAAAaccagtaaaaataaaaatgaaaactgaaTTACATTAAAAATACAAGGATCAAAATGTTGCACACATTGTGTCGTTTATAATTTATGCACTTAGTAGGTAACAGGTGGCATAGTATTTGCGTGGAATTGCTGAAACATCAAAAGCATAAACAAGTATTTACATTCAGAGGAGAGTTGACAGCTACAGATCGAGGGGTGATCTGTAGCTGTAAACTCTCCTCTGAATGTAAATGTGAATGTCATTACTTTGCTTCAATGTGGGCAAAATCAAGGGGGTAGCATTCTCCAAATATATGGTCATACAGAGAAGCCTGCAGACAAGCAACACATAACAGGCATGGTcacagaaatgttttttttttgggggggtgaaaACACAAAC harbors:
- the LOC125723525 gene encoding la-related protein 4-like isoform X6, which encodes MLLLEVTSKGAGLNPNAKVWQEISSAPSEAPVDGGDGSQWQQMSPTDITGGLGKAGFSEAPPAEHKPGSGELTHLADGGSPSLSEAVVNGDLAFTVYEPVSGLAGDVSQEQPVSPENLRESLKKQLEFCFSRENLSKDLYLMSQMDSDQFVPIWTIASMEDVKILTTDMDLILDVLRASPMVQVDEKGEKVRPNHKRCIIILREVPETTPVEEVEALFKNDGCPKVISVEFAHNNNWYITFQSDTDAQQAYRYLREEVKTFQGKPIMARIKAINTFFAKNGYRGLDSSMYSPQSQSPSQYSSPLFMQQLYGPQQQYPLYGIVPPAWAPSPTPYFETPLAPFPNGSFVNGFSSPSTYKATSGSLSIGRPFHRNRVPLYSRKNVINAFRNHVKPHQRASEGTPTSTAPLPLTDGPRSPQPTTRAGAALLVPAELNLPFPSKDGHLPTTEANGDITLAGRGRRAAPRGMRRRRDDERAVRLPPLNEVKVPPPKFDLATSNFPPLPGCVVSTQEEPVLENRLSDVVRGLSRDKPDGNKDSPVTSTSGPEEEITVPGPAQSICKPVPVAFESQGSSVTHPEKKAEPQVQKDPPHVSAANSTVLLAPSSQPVLPQPVLPQPAHTTKALRSQPNACAGPVASAPNSNSTPEPRKLSYAEVCQRPPKDPPPPTAPAAAPTQPLRELRVNKAEDASGHGPADRPRTGHGPGERPDKTPERPVGGKSTEVRPQRDSLGSHRGNGPPQANGTGLKLRDQQRRLPLAHRTSPQGGPRRSGKEQNVPPRSPK
- the LOC125723525 gene encoding la-related protein 4-like isoform X1 — its product is MTSGAIATPNIEGRCRFGRASRVIYGSAGHVSLASCRFRLHPDDPVGSVVFHFSSVRCTLLPVTSKGAGLNPNAKVWQEISSAPSEAPVDGGDGSQWQQMSPTDITGGLGKAGFSEAPPAEHKPGSGELTHLADGGSPSLSEAVVNGDLAFTVYEPVSGLAGDVSQEQPVSPENLRESLKKQLEFCFSRENLSKDLYLMSQMDSDQFVPIWTIASMEDVKILTTDMDLILDVLRASPMVQVDEKGEKVRPNHKRCIIILREVPETTPVEEVEALFKNDGCPKVISVEFAHNNNWYITFQSDTDAQQAYRYLREEVKTFQGKPIMARIKAINTFFAKNGYRGLDSSMYSPQSQSPSQYSSPLFMQQLYGPQQQYPLYGIVPPAWAPSPTPYFETPLAPFPNGSFVNGFSSPSTYKATSGSLSIGRPFHRNRVPLYSRKNVINAFRNHVKPHQRASEGTPTSTAPLPLTDGPRSPQPTTRAGAALLVPAELNLPFPSKDGHLPTTEANGDITLAGRGRRAAPRGMRRRRDDERAVRLPPLNEVKVPPPKFDLATSNFPPLPGCVVSTQEEPVLENRLSDVVRGLSRDKPDGNKDSPVTSTSGPEEEITVPGPAQSICKPVPVAFESQGSSVTHPEKKAEPQVQKDPPHVSAANSTVLLAPSSQPVLPQPVLPQPAHTTKALRSQPNACAGPVASAPNSNSTPEPRKLSYAEVCQRPPKDPPPPTAPAAAPTQPLRELRVNKAEDASGHGPADRPRTGHGPGERPDKTPERPVGGKSTEVRPQRDSLGSHRGNGPPQANGTGLKLRDQQRRLPLAHRTSPQGGPRRSGKEQNVPPRSPK